A window from Pangasianodon hypophthalmus isolate fPanHyp1 chromosome 16, fPanHyp1.pri, whole genome shotgun sequence encodes these proteins:
- the dnajc16 gene encoding dnaJ homolog subfamily C member 16, whose protein sequence is MAKTTMLCLNLHSMLILCVLLAGAQGDGAEFDPYKILGVTKSASQAEIKKVYKRLAKEWHPDKNRSPEAEDMFIKITKSYEILSNEEKRANYDRYKQTNSQPYGPQGFRHFHDNFYFDESFFNFPFNSKGSRDATDSKYTLHYKQYVNEVVSDSFKRPYLIKITSDWCFSCVHMDPVWREAVQELEPLGVGIGVVDVGYERRLANHLGAHRTPSILGVINGKVTFFNYALAKEHLMQFVEDLLPQRLVEKVTDRNDRDFLKSWYDVNKPHVLLFDQVPAVPLLYKLTAFAYKDYVQFGYVDQGLSETANLLKQYNINTYAPTMLVFKENTDKPADIIQAKGMKKQIIDEFISNNKFLLAPRLVNQKVFDELCPVKQFHRRRKYCVLLITGEEEVFVSGNKAFLSLASSNTEEVLRFAYVYQRQQQPLCSVLLKNRDTPPQVVILERRNGAGKVVYKPIQGGWNGSEEDKHRLLEELERLRKDPSILTHDAMLPELNNEFASMFLIRWIYAAYDYLSEIIDDVLHNNWREMMPLLSLIFSALFILFGTVIIQAFSDSGEEKQTKPKAKEAAKAQNGSPSTANTSSRPPKKNFVEVTELTDITYTSNLVKLRPGHINVVLVLTDATKNILLSKFAKEVYSFTGSQTLHFSFLNVDKHNEWMSTLLEYAQDAMQLEADEEEEASNRKTDYTGYVLALNGHKKYLCLFKPVYTGEDANSRPEEEAGSSRSRSSSRDEHQHRKGGARSRSTTLHIHHKLDRLGLWMERLMEGTLPRYYIPAWPGLDKITVNK, encoded by the exons ATGGCTAAAACCACGATGCTGTGCCTGAATCTTCACTCCATGCTGATCCTCTGCGTCCTCTTGGCTGGAGCTCAGGGAGACGGTGCAGAATTTGACCCCTACAAGATCCTGGGGGTCACTAAGAGTGCAAGTCAGGCCGAAATCAAGAAGGTGTATAAACGCCTTGCTAAAGAATG GCATCCAGACAAAAACAGGAGCCCAGAAGCAGAAGACATGTTCATTAAGATCACCAAGTCCTATGAG ATCCTATccaatgaagaaaaaagagccAATTACGATCGCTACAAGCAGACCAACTCCCAGCCTTACGGGCCTCAAGGCTTCCGTCACTTCCACGACAACTTCTACTTCGACGAGTCCTTCTTCAACTTCCCCTTTAATAGCAAGGGCAGCCGTGATGCCACTGACAGCAAGTACACGCTGCACTACAAACAGTATGTCAACGAAGTCGTATCTGACAGCTTCAAAAGACCGTATCTGATCAAGATCACCTCAGACTGGTGCTTCAGCTGCGTCCACATGGATCCCGTATGGAGGGAGGCCGTGCAGGAGCTCGAGCCTCTCG GTGTAGGAATAGGTGTGGTTGATGTCGGCTATGAGAGACGCTTGGCGAATCATCTGGGCGCTCACCGCACTCCATCCATACTCGGCGTCATCAACGGAAAAGTGACTTTCTTTAACTACGCTCTGGCCAAAGAGCACCTCATGCAGTTTGTGGAGGACCTGCTCCCTCAGAGACTGGTCGAGAAG GTCACTGACCGGAATGACCGTGACTTTCTGAAGAGCTGGTATGATGTTAACAAGCCCCACGTTCTGCTTTTTGACCAAGTGCCTGCGGTTCCTCTGCTGTATAAG CTGACTGCGTTTGCCTATAAGGACTATGTGCAGTTTGGCTACGTGGACCAGGGTCTGTCTGAGACGGCCAATCTGCTCAAGCAGTACAACATCAACACGTACGCTCCAACCATGCTCGTCTTCAAGGAGAACACAGATAAACCGGCCGACATTATACAG GCTAAagggatgaaaaaacaaataatcgATGAATTCATCTCCAACAACAAATTTCTTCTTGCTCCTCGTCTGGTAAACCAGAAGGTCTTTGATGAGCTTTGCCCCGTCAAGCAGTTCCATCGGCGCAGAAA ATACTGTGTTCTGCTTATCACTGGTGAGGAGGAAGTCTTTGTCTCAGGAAACAAAGCTTTCTTGTCTCTGGCCTCTTCGAACACCGAGGAGGTTCTCCGCTTTGCTTATGTGTACCAACGCCAGCAGCAGCCTCTGTGTTCTGTGCTGCTGAAGAACAGAGACACTCCACCACAG gTGGTGATCCTGGAGCGGCGTAACGGGGCCGGTAAGGTGGTCTACAAGCCCATCCAGGGCGGCTGGAACGGCAGCGAGGAGGACAAACACAGGCtgctggaggagctggagcGGCTGCGGAAAGACCCCTCCATCCTTACCCATGATGCCATGCTGCCTGAGCTCAATAACGAGTTCGCTTCA ATGTTTTTAATCAGATGGATTTATGCAGCTTATGACTACTTGTCTGAAATTATTGATGATGTTCTCCACAATAATTG GCGTGAAATGATGCCTCTGCTGTCTCTGATATTCTCTGCGCTGTTCATCCTGTTTGGCACGGTGATTATTCAGGCTTTCAG TGACTCTGGTGAGGAGAAACAGACAAAACCAAAGGCAAAAGAAGCAGCAAAGGCCCAGAATGGATCACCAAGCACTGCCAACACTTCCAG CCGTCCACCGAAGAAGAACTTCGTGGAGGTGACTGAGTTAACGGACATCACTTACACCAGTAATCTGGTAAAGCTGAGACCAGGCCATATCAACGTGGTGCTGGTGCTTACAGACGCAACCAAAAACATTCTGCTCAGCAAGTTCGCCAAGGAGGTTTACTCCTTCACCGG GAGCCAGACGCTACATTTCTCCTTCCTGAACGTGGACAAGCACAACGAGTGGATGTCCACGCTGCTGGAATACGCCCAGGACGCCATGCAGCTGGAGgcggacgaggaggaggaggccaGCAACCGCAAGACAGACTACACGGGCTACGTGCTGGCTCTCAACGGTCATAAGAAGTACCTGTGTCTGTTCAAGCCAGTGTACACGGGCGAGGACGCTAACAGCAGGCCGGAGGAGGAGGCGGGGAGCTCCAGATCCAGATCAAGCTCCAGAGACGAGCACCAGCACAGGAAAGGAGGCGCACGCTCGCGCTCCACCACTCTCCACATCCACCACAAACTGGACCGCCTGGGCCTGTGGATGGAGCGGCTGATGGAGGGCACGCTACCTCGCTACTACATCCCGGCCTGGCCTGGCCTGGACAAGATCACGGTCAATAAGTAG
- the pink1 gene encoding serine/threonine-protein kinase PINK1, mitochondrial gives MSVKHALNRGLELGRSLFQLGILKPAGRIAAKFRGERLRVSQPGRTVQPRTFLPARYRYYRTSLSGLAAQLQSAGFRRLIGGGSPRNRAVFLAFGVGLGLIDQQLDEDRRSAATCQEIQALFMKKKFQSSVKPFSSGYKLEDYVIGKQIGKGCNAAVYEAAASFAPLTANSKCSLVELKQNEEESDVRAPVKFPSAHSYPLAVKMMWNIGAGSSSEAILNAMSNELVPASPQALKKEKGELVLSGHFGKAPKRVTAHPNVIRVYRAFTAEVPLLPDALDEYPAALPARLNPAGLGNNHTLFLVMKYYPCTLRQYLQVCVPGSRHGSMMLLQLLEGVDHLCRQGIAHRDLKSDNILLEFDSTGCPRLVITDFGCCLAEEGLGLKLPFTSRYVYRGGNSCLMAPEVATAEPGPGVEIDYSKADAWAVGAIGYEIFGQPNPFYSSTGLESRSYHEKQLPHLGANMPSHVQLVVRLLLRRNPNKRPSARVAANILHLSLWGKRALASLNPASMGKMADWLLCHSAVVLLKGCGGSASVEAELQRGFLASLDLEELRMAAGYLLYGRQLWPSVSV, from the exons ATGTCGGTTAAACATGCTCTCAATCGTGGGCTGGAGTTGGGCAGGTCGCTTTTCCAGCTTGGAATCCTAAAACCTGCGGGCCGAATTGCAGCTAAGTTTCGAGGTGAGCGCCTGCGGGTGAGTCAACCAGGCCGCACCGTCCAGCCTCGGACTTTCCTGCCTGCGCGCTACCGGTATTACCGCACGTCCCTCAGCGGCCTCGCGGCGCAGCTCCAGTCCGCCGGCTTCAGGAGGCTGATCGGAGGCGGCTCTCCGAGAAACAGGGCCGTTTTTCTGGCTTTCGGTGTCGGTTTGGGTTTGATCGATCAGCAGCTGGACGAAGACCGAAGGAGCGCAGCGACATGCCAAGAAATCCAG GCGTTATTCATGAAGAAGAAGTTTCAGAGCTCTGTAAAACCATTCTCCTCTGGATATAAACTGGAGGACTATGTGATTGGGAAGCAGATAGGAAAAGGCTGCAACGCCGCTGTGTACGAGGCTGCGGCTTCGTTTGCACCCCTCACAGCAAACAGCAAGTGCTCCCTGGTGGAGctgaaacaaaatgaagaagaaagtgACGTCAGAGCACCTGTAAAATTCCCCAGTGCACACAGCTACCCCCTGGCTGTGAAAATGATGTGGAATATTGGG GCAGGTTCTTCTAGCGAGGCGATCCTTAATGCCATGTCCAATGAGCTGGTCCCTGCGAGTCCTCAGGCTTTGAAGAAGGAAAAAGGAGAGCTTGTCCTGAGTGG TCATTTTGGAAAAGCGCCCAAGAGAGTGACGGCCCACCCCAACGTGATCCGAGTGTACCGGGCCTTCACGGCTGAGGTGCCGCTTCTACCTGATGCTTTGGATGAGTACCCTGCTGCGCTGCCTGCCAGACTCAACCCCGCCGGCCTGGGCAACAACCACACACTCTTCCTGGTCATGAAGTA TTACCCGTGTACCCTGCGCCAGTacctgcaggtgtgtgtgcccGGCTCCAGACACGGCTCCATGATGCTTCTGCAGTTGCTGGAGGGTGTGGATCACCTGTGCAGGCAGGGCATCGCCCACAGAGACCTCAAATCCGATAACATCCTCCTGGAGTTTGATTCCA CGGGCTGCCCCAGGCTGGTCATCACCGACTTTGGCTGCTGCCTGGCAGAAGAAGGTTTAGGACTGAAACTGCCCTTCACCAGCCGCTATGTGTACAGAGGAGGGAACTCCTGCCTCATGGCACCTGAG GTGGCCACAGCCGAGCCTGGCCCCGGTGTGGAGATTGATTACAGTAAGGCAGATGCGTGGGCAGTGGGAGCCATCGGCTACGAGATCTTCGGTCAACCGAACCCGTTTTATAGCAGCACAGGCTTGGAAAGCCGCAGCTATCATGAGAAACAGCTGCCCCATCTGGGTGCCAACATGCCCTCACACGTGCAGCTGGTGGTGAGGCTGCTTCTGCGCCGGAACCCTAACAAG CGCCCCTCTGCACGTGTGGCTGCCAACATCCTGCACCTCAGCCTGTGGGGCAAACGAGCACTAGCCAGCCTGAACCCTGCCAGCATGGGGAAGATGGCCGACTGGCTGCTGTGTCACTCAGCTGTGGTTCTCCTTAAAGGCTGTGGGGGTAGTGCCTCAGTGGAGGCCGAGCTCCAGAGAGGATTCCTCGCCAGCCTGGATCTGGAGGAGCTCCGCATGGCAGCGGGATACCTCCTGTACGGACGACAGCTGTGGCCGAGCGTTAGCGTCTGA
- the agmat gene encoding agmatinase, mitochondrial, whose protein sequence is MLHLMKMRALGVLRACGAVMRAQQVGVSAQGNVTATPSRLMSSKTYNVPPSSEFVARVSGIATMAKLPYQDTAEGLDAAFIGVPIDTGTSNRPGTRFGPRQIRAESVMLRTYGGTGAAPWESLMVADIGDVNVNLYDLKDACKRIREAYRKVVATGCIPLTLGGDHTIAYPILQAVAERHGPVGLVHVDAHADTGDVALGEKITHGTPFRRCVEEGLLDCKRVVQIGLRGTGHTPDAYEWSREQGFRVVRVEECWHKSLVPLMTEVRAQMGKGPVYLSFDIDALDPAFAPGTGTPEIAGLTSIQGLEIVRGCRGLNLVGCDLVEVSPPYDTTGNTALTAANLLFEMLCVLPKTKHY, encoded by the exons atgcttcacctcATGAAGATGAGAGCACTCGGCGTGCTGAGAGCGTGCGGGGCGGTAATGCGGGCTCAGCAGGTCGGGGTGAGTGCGCAGGGGAATGTGACAGCCACCCCGAGCAGACTGATGTCCAGCAAAACATACAATGTTCCTCCGAGCAGCGAGTTTGTCGCGCGCGTGTCCGGAATCGCCACCATGGCCAAGTTACCGTATCAGGACACAGCCGAGGGCCTGGACGCAGCCTTCATCGGAGTTCCCATCGACACCGGGACCTCCAACCGACCCGGAACCAG GTTTGGCCCCCGGCAGATCAGAGCCGAATCGGTCATGCTGAGGACCTACGGTGGCACAGGAGCTGCGCCTTGGGAGTCCCTGATGGTTGCAGATATTGGCGATGTCAACGTGAACTTGTATGACCTAAAGGATGCCTGCAAACGGATTCGTGAGGCTTATCGCAAAGTCGTGGCTACTGGCTGCATCCCGCTTACTCTGG GGGGCGATCACACAATTGCGTACCCGATTCTTCAGGCCGTGGCAGAAAG ACATGGTCCGGTGGGTCTGGTTCATGTAGATGCTCATGCTGACACGGGTGATGTGGCCCTGGGGGAGAAGATCACTCACGGCACACCGTTCAGGCGCTGTGTGGAGGAGGGACTGCTCGACTGTAAACGCGTGGTTCAGATTGGCCTCCGAGGCACTGGCCATACCCCCGACGCCTACGAGTGGAGCAGAGAACAG GGTTTCCGCGTGGTGCGGGTGGAGGAGTGTTGGCACAAATCTCTGGTGCCACTCATGACAGAGGTTCGAGCCCAAATGGGCAAAGGGCCCGTTTACCTCAGCTTCGATATCGATGCTTTGGATCCTGCATTTGCCCCTGGCACTGGAACACCTGAGATTGCAGGCCTCACGTCTATTCAG GGACTGGAGATCGTTCGTGGATGCAGAGGTTTGAATCTTGTTGGCTGTGACTTGGTGGAGGTTTCCCCACCGTACGACACTACGG GAAACACTGCACTGACTGCAGCCAACCTGCTTTTTGAAATGCTTTGTGTTCTTCCGAAGACAAAACACTACTGA
- the cdaa gene encoding cytidine deaminase a, giving the protein MSTHTHFHTFSCAWSALEQEQSHWILSLDVIIMAKITSSLQDLILTSQEAKQFAYSPYSKFRVGAALLTHDGRVFTGCNVENACLALGVCAERVAISKAVSEGHREFKAIAIASDMEDNFISPCGGCRQFMREFGLQWEVYLSKPNGSFIKMTVEQLLPASFGPEDLQK; this is encoded by the exons atgtccacacacacacactttcacactttcaGTTGTGCCTGGAGTGCGCTGGAGCAGGAACAATCTCACTGGATACTTTCACTGGATGTCATTATAATGGCTAAAATCACCAGCAGTCTACAAGATTTAATTCTCACATCTCAGGAAGCGAAACAGTTTGCCTACTCTCCGTACAGCAAGTTCAGGGTAGGAGCAGCTCTACTCACACACGATGGAAGAGTCTTTACCG GATGTAATGTAGAAAACGCTTGCCTCGCTCTTGGCGTCTGTGCTGAGAGGGTTGCCATCTCCAAAGCTGTGTCAGAGGGACATCGAGAGTTCAAGGCCATTGCTATAGCCAG TGACATGGAGGATAATTTTATCTCACCGTGTGGTGGCTGCAGACAGTTCATGAGGGAG ttTGGCCTGCAGTGGGAAGTTTATTTGTCAAAACCGAATGGCTCTTTCATAAAGATGACTGTAGAGCAGCTCCTTCCTGCCTCATTTGGTCCTGAAGACTTGCAGAAGTGA